One Succinispira mobilis DSM 6222 genomic window carries:
- a CDS encoding S-layer homology domain-containing protein codes for MKKSLVLAMALSLGIAGTAFAANPFSDVPANHWAYASVSKLAQAGVIDGYGDDTFRGGKSITRYEMAQMVAKAMVKADKADAAQQAMLAKLAAEFSAELNNLGVRVAKLEKNADNVTLNGDMRLSYKNTKTKVNGVTTKTDATQMRSRLYFNGQVNENFKAVAMLQNTQDLTTNGRGGTESNTTVERAYVAGNIDDVAVNVGRFCYTPVNGIFYDDDMDGITASFGNVLKTTLVYGRMSSGEAGYTDFTTGRDVTTMGVEFGYQATDKLALKAAYFDLDSKSATLGVNQVGANVYDNQVYELAANYTFDKNVGMWAEYLKTEKDLQNTGKTGWIANVDYKGMDLSKKGSWGAYARYYSLPAGTTLSTTLDLPMYDNVGIKAFEIGTDYAVQKNIQLHVAYADGKDKQAGTDQDVKMVYSYLRFFF; via the coding sequence ATGAAAAAATCTTTAGTTTTGGCAATGGCTTTATCTTTAGGGATTGCAGGTACAGCGTTTGCTGCTAATCCATTTTCTGATGTACCAGCTAATCATTGGGCCTATGCATCTGTAAGCAAACTTGCTCAAGCAGGGGTAATTGATGGTTATGGTGATGATACTTTCCGGGGCGGTAAAAGTATTACCCGTTATGAAATGGCACAAATGGTAGCGAAGGCTATGGTGAAAGCTGATAAGGCTGATGCTGCTCAACAAGCAATGTTGGCAAAATTAGCCGCAGAATTTTCTGCAGAATTGAACAATTTAGGTGTGCGTGTGGCTAAATTAGAAAAAAATGCGGACAATGTAACGCTTAATGGTGATATGCGTCTTAGCTATAAAAATACTAAAACCAAAGTTAATGGTGTAACTACAAAAACTGACGCAACTCAAATGCGGAGTAGACTTTATTTTAACGGCCAAGTAAATGAAAATTTTAAAGCGGTAGCAATGTTGCAAAACACGCAAGATTTGACGACGAATGGTCGTGGAGGTACCGAAAGCAATACAACTGTAGAACGGGCCTATGTAGCTGGTAATATTGACGATGTGGCTGTTAATGTTGGTCGTTTCTGCTATACTCCAGTAAATGGTATTTTCTACGATGATGATATGGATGGTATTACTGCTAGCTTTGGCAATGTATTAAAAACAACACTAGTATATGGACGGATGAGCAGTGGTGAAGCTGGCTATACGGACTTTACAACTGGTCGTGATGTAACAACTATGGGTGTGGAATTTGGCTACCAAGCTACTGATAAATTAGCTTTAAAAGCTGCTTATTTTGATTTAGATTCTAAAAGTGCGACTTTGGGCGTAAATCAAGTAGGTGCTAATGTATATGATAACCAAGTATATGAGTTAGCTGCAAATTATACCTTTGATAAAAATGTAGGTATGTGGGCAGAATATTTGAAAACTGAAAAAGATTTGCAAAACACTGGTAAAACAGGTTGGATTGCTAATGTAGATTATAAAGGCATGGATTTAAGCAAAAAAGGTAGTTGGGGTGCTTATGCGCGCTACTATAGTTTACCAGCTGGAACAACATTATCTACTACTTTAGATTTACCAATGTATGATAATGTAGGCATTAAAGCATTTGAAATTGGTACTGATTATGCTGTGCAAAAAAATATTCAATTACATGTAGCTTACGCTGATGGTAAAGACAAACAAGCAGGTACAGATCAAGATGTAAAAATGGTTTACTCTTATCTAAGATTTTTCTTCTAA
- a CDS encoding S-layer homology domain-containing protein has protein sequence MKKSLVLAMALSLGIAGTAFAANPFSDVPANHWAYASVSKLAQAGIVDGYGDDTFRGGKSITRYEMAQMVAKAMAKTDKADASQKAMIEKLAAEFSAELDNLGVRVTKLEKNADNVTIGGEMRFRYMNYEHKTGANKERSHNAELRSRLFVNGEINDSFTATAMLENTQNLKTNGRGGDESNTEFARAYVTGDINGVEVKAGRFDYLPVNGIFFDDDMDGVAVSFGNKLKTTLTYGRMTSGEGYQNMDAAAVNTAGVEMAYDVTDKLGVKAAYFSIDAKKNEALGYNNGLAINDNKVAEFSASYAFDKNVSMWAEYINSKEDFANTGKDGWATSLSYKGVNAAQKGSWGAYVTYYDLPAGTMLATTFDYPNGNTMSGIKGFEIGTDYALAKNITMHLAYADGKTNIKDVNNTDSKMIYSNVQFFF, from the coding sequence ATGAAAAAATCTTTAGTATTAGCAATGGCTTTATCTTTAGGGATTGCAGGCACAGCGTTTGCTGCTAATCCATTTTCTGATGTACCAGCTAACCACTGGGCCTATGCATCTGTAAGTAAACTTGCACAAGCAGGTATTGTAGATGGTTATGGTGACGATACTTTCCGTGGTGGTAAAAGTATTACTCGTTATGAAATGGCGCAAATGGTAGCGAAAGCAATGGCTAAAACTGATAAAGCTGATGCTAGCCAAAAAGCTATGATTGAAAAATTAGCAGCGGAATTTTCTGCTGAATTAGACAATCTAGGCGTACGCGTAACTAAATTAGAAAAAAATGCTGATAACGTAACTATCGGCGGTGAAATGCGTTTCCGTTATATGAACTACGAACATAAAACTGGCGCTAACAAAGAAAGAAGCCATAATGCAGAATTAAGAAGTCGTTTGTTTGTTAATGGCGAAATCAATGACAGCTTTACAGCGACAGCGATGTTAGAAAACACACAAAACCTAAAAACTAATGGTCGTGGTGGCGATGAAAGTAACACCGAATTTGCACGTGCTTATGTAACTGGCGATATTAATGGCGTAGAAGTTAAAGCAGGTCGTTTTGATTATTTACCAGTAAATGGTATTTTCTTCGATGATGATATGGATGGGGTAGCTGTTAGCTTTGGTAACAAACTAAAAACTACTTTAACCTATGGTCGGATGACTTCTGGTGAAGGTTATCAAAACATGGATGCTGCAGCAGTAAATACAGCTGGCGTAGAAATGGCTTATGATGTAACTGATAAATTAGGAGTTAAAGCGGCTTATTTTAGTATAGATGCTAAAAAGAATGAAGCGCTTGGTTATAATAATGGTTTAGCAATCAATGATAACAAAGTAGCGGAATTTTCAGCTAGCTATGCTTTCGACAAAAATGTAAGTATGTGGGCAGAGTATATTAATTCTAAAGAAGATTTTGCGAACACTGGTAAAGATGGCTGGGCAACTAGCTTAAGCTATAAAGGTGTAAATGCAGCGCAAAAAGGTAGCTGGGGCGCTTATGTAACTTACTATGATTTACCAGCAGGTACAATGCTAGCTACTACTTTTGATTATCCAAATGGTAATACAATGAGTGGTATTAAAGGCTTTGAAATCGGTACTGACTACGCGTTAGCAAAAAACATTACTATGCACTTAGCGTATGCTGATGGCAAAACTAACATAAAAGATGTTAATAATACTGATTCCAAAATGATTTACTCAAATGTACAATTCTTCTTCTAA
- the metF gene encoding methylenetetrahydrofolate reductase [NAD(P)H], translating into MYIGDFFKKRQPVVSFEIFPPKQTSSFESIVTTTKQLSLLKPDFISITYGAGGSTQRNTLEIAEYIKKTYAIETLAHLTCISNTTQEIEAILDDLQSRGVKNILAMRGDLPAEAPPLTTPVYAKQLIAQIKKRQQFFIAAAAYPEGHIECSSLEQDILYLKEKVAAGAELLISQIFFENQLLYAFMDKLQQANINVALSAGIMPVFSLPQIQRITSLCGATIPAKLQVLLDKYADKPQDLEQAGLEYAQQQISDLCAQKIQGIHIYTMNKPHLAEEIVKNTGLRK; encoded by the coding sequence ATGTATATAGGTGATTTTTTTAAAAAACGACAGCCAGTAGTATCTTTTGAGATTTTTCCCCCAAAACAAACCTCGAGTTTTGAGAGTATTGTTACTACTACAAAACAGCTAAGTTTGTTAAAGCCAGATTTTATTAGTATCACCTATGGTGCCGGAGGTTCTACTCAGCGGAACACTTTGGAGATAGCAGAGTATATTAAAAAAACATATGCAATTGAAACCCTAGCACATTTAACCTGCATTAGTAATACTACCCAAGAAATTGAAGCGATTTTAGATGATTTGCAAAGTCGAGGGGTGAAAAATATTTTGGCAATGCGGGGTGATCTGCCAGCGGAAGCGCCCCCTTTGACGACACCGGTATATGCTAAACAGCTTATTGCCCAAATTAAAAAGCGGCAACAATTTTTTATCGCGGCGGCGGCTTATCCTGAAGGGCATATTGAATGTAGTAGTCTAGAGCAAGATATACTATACTTAAAAGAAAAAGTAGCAGCGGGGGCAGAGTTGCTGATTAGTCAAATATTTTTTGAAAATCAGTTGTTGTATGCGTTCATGGATAAATTGCAACAAGCAAATATTAATGTAGCTTTAAGCGCTGGAATTATGCCGGTATTTTCTTTGCCGCAAATCCAAAGAATTACTAGTTTATGTGGGGCGACTATCCCTGCGAAATTACAAGTGCTTTTGGATAAATATGCTGATAAACCGCAAGATTTAGAACAGGCAGGCTTAGAATATGCTCAACAGCAAATTAGCGACTTGTGTGCTCAGAAAATACAAGGTATCCATATTTACACAATGAATAAACCGCATTTGGCAGAAGAAATTGTGAAAAACACTGGTTTGAGAAAATAG
- a CDS encoding sensor domain-containing diguanylate cyclase, which produces MSLKKHIMIVLIVFSILPLACLAIIFSHIFTDSQNKLINEYIVNMSTREVSSIGDFFEKRRIDALAIAANEEVEAYVLNFKNKQVAPGQATRLSEKLREKKYLGTIKIVDLNGQIILSDKLDLVGKRLDDFQDLKSDVQIGVFVSDVAQSQAELNSFTYTYPVYQARQLAYYIVQVLDTDMLEAYISRGKFFNTGRIDLIDSQGSVVAMRSNSQNNVQEAMHTNSFTDIWNEVALNEEQNGFINYNIGKIAHLAYYKKIPQSRWLVLTSLDKAEVNAPINKVRQFLFWSILILFALITGSYYFYWQRLNIIRDDFLKAINKVQAGDYSAHIDYRRYNEIGLVARAFNRLIKEIASVTIQARKNEAKYRFALESVNGRIFEADVTADLLISGHEYWQRESELMMGTKHSDNIRIIADKYVHPEDRQAYLAVMLPENIIKAYAAGNTDMYVEYRSKIRKPDYEWLACNLIPVLDTATKHLMIIACIKNIHDKKMEELEIIDKAQKDQLTGLYNKVVTRLLIEDYLDNDKFLQNGALVLLDLDNFKRVNDCLGHLVGDRLLVDISRELHDLFGEKHILGRFGGDEFLIFIKDFSDQTLLVENLQSILRICHKKFSYQNEVIEVSGSLGISLYPEHGQDYLSLYEKADRAMYKAKSLAKNQYAIYQERF; this is translated from the coding sequence ATGTCTTTGAAAAAACATATAATGATCGTGTTAATTGTGTTTTCTATTCTTCCCTTAGCCTGTTTAGCTATAATTTTTTCGCATATTTTCACGGATAGTCAAAATAAATTAATAAATGAATATATTGTTAATATGTCTACGCGCGAAGTTTCTAGTATCGGCGATTTTTTTGAAAAGCGACGAATAGACGCTTTAGCGATTGCTGCCAATGAAGAAGTCGAGGCTTATGTTCTTAATTTTAAAAATAAGCAGGTTGCTCCAGGGCAAGCTACAAGATTAAGCGAGAAGCTACGAGAGAAAAAATATTTAGGGACAATTAAAATTGTGGATTTAAATGGACAAATTATTCTCTCAGATAAGCTGGATTTGGTAGGCAAAAGGCTAGATGATTTTCAAGATTTGAAAAGCGATGTGCAGATCGGTGTTTTTGTAAGTGATGTAGCGCAAAGCCAAGCTGAGCTAAATTCTTTTACATATACTTATCCCGTTTATCAGGCGCGCCAATTAGCTTATTATATTGTGCAAGTTTTAGATACGGATATGTTAGAAGCTTATATTTCTAGGGGGAAGTTTTTTAATACCGGCCGAATTGATTTAATTGATTCTCAAGGCAGTGTGGTAGCTATGCGCAGTAACAGTCAAAATAACGTGCAAGAGGCTATGCACACCAATTCTTTTACCGATATTTGGAATGAAGTTGCGCTTAATGAAGAACAAAATGGCTTTATAAACTACAATATTGGTAAGATTGCGCACCTTGCTTATTACAAAAAAATTCCCCAGTCACGTTGGTTGGTATTGACATCGCTAGATAAGGCGGAAGTCAATGCCCCGATCAATAAAGTGCGGCAATTTTTATTTTGGTCAATTTTAATATTATTTGCGTTGATAACTGGGAGTTATTATTTTTATTGGCAACGCCTAAATATTATTCGCGATGATTTTTTAAAGGCCATTAATAAAGTGCAAGCCGGAGATTATTCAGCCCATATTGATTATCGGCGTTATAATGAGATTGGCTTGGTTGCACGGGCTTTTAATCGTTTGATTAAAGAAATAGCCAGTGTGACTATTCAAGCCCGTAAAAATGAAGCAAAATATCGCTTTGCTCTAGAGAGTGTAAATGGGCGGATTTTTGAAGCTGATGTTACCGCGGATTTGTTGATTTCTGGACATGAATATTGGCAACGCGAATCTGAGCTAATGATGGGCACTAAACATAGTGATAACATTAGAATTATAGCCGATAAATATGTGCATCCCGAAGATCGACAAGCTTATTTAGCAGTGATGTTGCCAGAGAATATTATTAAAGCTTATGCAGCTGGGAATACGGATATGTATGTGGAATATCGTTCGAAAATAAGAAAACCTGATTACGAATGGTTAGCTTGTAACCTTATCCCGGTATTAGATACTGCGACTAAGCATTTAATGATTATTGCTTGTATAAAAAATATTCATGATAAAAAAATGGAAGAGCTAGAAATTATTGATAAAGCTCAGAAAGACCAGTTAACAGGGTTATATAATAAAGTTGTTACGCGGTTATTAATTGAAGATTATTTAGATAATGATAAATTTTTACAAAATGGTGCGTTAGTCCTCTTGGATTTAGATAATTTTAAGCGCGTAAATGATTGTTTGGGTCATTTAGTCGGAGATAGATTATTAGTAGATATTTCTAGAGAATTACACGATCTTTTTGGTGAAAAGCATATTTTAGGTCGCTTTGGCGGCGATGAATTTCTAATATTTATTAAAGATTTTTCTGACCAGACACTATTGGTGGAAAATTTGCAGAGTATTTTACGGATTTGCCATAAGAAATTTAGTTATCAAAATGAAGTAATTGAAGTTTCGGGCAGTTTGGGAATTAGTTTATATCCCGAGCATGGACAAGATTATCTAAGCTTATATGAAAAAGCGGATCGGGCGATGTATAAAGCCAAATCTTTGGCGAAAAATCAATATGCAATTTATCAAGAACGTTTTTAG
- a CDS encoding homocysteine S-methyltransferase family protein, protein MQLKMFDGAMGTMLQQAGVADKPCPEYACITNPEVVASIHRAYIEAGADIIETNTFGANPLKLQEYGLEAQTEEINLQAVKIAKAEAAGKAQVAGSIGSVGQLIHPLGEIDFDVVVEAYARQIKALAAAGVDYILLETIIDIQEMRAGLLAAKSVCDLPVICQMTFEEDGRTVTGTDIVTMAKILEPLGASVLGVNCSLGPAQLLPLIEQLGQHTSLPISVQANAGMPKLVEGKTVFPLSPTEMAAYVERLVQAGATYIGGCCGTTPEHIRQMKLALTTCTAPTREIKSTSMCLASRSKFVNIGQQESVVLIGERINPTGRKLMAAEIKQGDFSMVKREALNQVAAGAGVLDVNMGVPGIDQKLVMREVVTQLAMLVDVPLAIDSTDPEVIEAGLRYYPGRALINSVSDNEQLKGKIFALAKKYGAAVILLPLTENQLPQTAAERIEIIERLVREAKQAGLTERDLMLDALVLTVATDAQAAQAVLETLQLYKQKFGYPTTMGLSNISFGLPKRECLNLAFYNLAVLQGLTSPIINPLLPQITEATAALAVLLGKDQQGLEYSQMVANAQEQPVVKTEVVTAENILQVLTQAIMTGEKERAVQLTKQAIEQGQPLLKIANESLSLGMQLIGEKFSTGKAFLPQVLLSAESMRAAFNVLQANLKQEDLPSQGTVLLATVQGDIHDLGKNIVAALLSNNGFKVLDLGKDVSPEEVIACVEREKPDIVGLCALMTTTLPAMQATIKALRRISFSGAVMVGGAVVTEEYANSIEAQMYAADAIKAVELAKGYCGSKK, encoded by the coding sequence ATGCAGTTAAAAATGTTTGATGGTGCGATGGGCACAATGTTACAACAGGCAGGTGTGGCCGACAAGCCTTGTCCAGAGTATGCGTGTATAACTAATCCAGAAGTGGTAGCTAGTATTCATCGAGCTTATATTGAAGCGGGTGCCGATATTATTGAAACGAATACTTTTGGGGCAAATCCACTTAAATTGCAAGAATATGGTTTAGAAGCACAGACGGAAGAAATTAACTTACAAGCGGTAAAAATAGCCAAAGCTGAAGCCGCTGGCAAAGCACAGGTTGCTGGCTCGATTGGTTCAGTAGGTCAGTTAATACATCCTTTAGGGGAAATAGATTTTGATGTAGTGGTCGAAGCTTATGCTCGCCAGATTAAGGCTTTAGCAGCAGCGGGTGTGGATTATATTTTATTAGAGACAATTATTGATATTCAAGAAATGCGGGCGGGCTTATTGGCCGCTAAAAGTGTTTGTGACTTACCGGTAATTTGTCAGATGACTTTTGAAGAAGATGGACGCACCGTAACTGGTACGGATATTGTGACTATGGCCAAAATTTTGGAGCCACTGGGCGCGAGTGTTTTAGGTGTGAATTGCTCTTTAGGGCCAGCCCAATTACTACCTTTAATTGAACAATTAGGTCAACATACTAGCTTGCCGATTAGTGTTCAAGCCAATGCGGGAATGCCCAAACTAGTTGAGGGCAAAACCGTATTTCCCCTAAGTCCAACAGAGATGGCGGCTTATGTAGAGCGCCTAGTGCAAGCCGGGGCTACTTATATTGGTGGTTGCTGTGGGACAACACCTGAGCATATTCGGCAAATGAAGTTAGCTTTGACAACTTGTACAGCGCCTACAAGAGAAATTAAATCTACGAGTATGTGTTTGGCTTCACGCAGTAAATTTGTTAATATTGGTCAGCAAGAATCAGTAGTGCTAATCGGCGAGCGGATTAATCCCACAGGGCGCAAATTAATGGCCGCGGAAATTAAGCAAGGCGATTTTAGTATGGTTAAGCGTGAAGCTTTAAATCAAGTAGCAGCAGGTGCAGGCGTGCTTGATGTAAATATGGGTGTGCCAGGGATTGATCAGAAACTGGTGATGCGTGAGGTCGTAACTCAATTAGCGATGTTGGTAGACGTGCCGCTGGCAATTGACAGTACCGATCCTGAAGTTATTGAAGCAGGGTTACGTTATTATCCAGGGCGGGCGTTGATAAATTCTGTAAGTGATAATGAGCAATTAAAAGGTAAAATTTTTGCTTTGGCTAAAAAATATGGGGCCGCGGTGATTTTATTGCCACTCACTGAAAATCAGCTGCCGCAGACAGCCGCAGAGCGTATAGAAATTATTGAGCGGTTAGTTCGAGAAGCTAAGCAAGCTGGTTTAACCGAGCGGGACTTAATGCTGGATGCTTTGGTGTTAACGGTAGCGACGGATGCCCAAGCTGCTCAAGCAGTACTAGAGACCTTGCAGTTATATAAGCAAAAGTTCGGCTATCCAACCACAATGGGTTTAAGCAATATTTCTTTTGGTTTGCCGAAACGCGAATGTTTAAATTTGGCATTTTATAATTTAGCGGTACTACAGGGGTTGACTTCACCGATCATTAATCCACTTTTACCGCAAATTACCGAGGCTACGGCAGCTTTGGCCGTACTGTTAGGCAAAGATCAGCAGGGGCTTGAGTATAGCCAAATGGTGGCTAATGCCCAAGAACAACCCGTAGTTAAAACCGAGGTAGTTACAGCTGAGAATATTTTACAAGTTTTAACGCAAGCAATTATGACGGGTGAAAAAGAGCGGGCGGTGCAGCTAACCAAGCAAGCAATTGAACAAGGGCAACCGCTGTTGAAAATAGCTAATGAAAGTTTAAGTTTGGGGATGCAACTAATCGGCGAGAAATTTTCTACGGGAAAAGCCTTTTTACCTCAGGTGCTATTGTCAGCAGAAAGCATGCGGGCCGCATTTAATGTGTTACAGGCTAATCTTAAACAAGAAGATTTACCTAGCCAAGGAACGGTACTACTGGCGACTGTTCAGGGCGATATTCATGATTTAGGCAAAAATATTGTGGCGGCGCTATTGAGTAATAATGGGTTTAAAGTGCTAGATTTAGGCAAAGATGTTTCTCCGGAGGAAGTTATTGCTTGCGTAGAACGAGAAAAGCCTGATATCGTCGGGTTATGTGCGTTGATGACCACAACTTTACCAGCCATGCAAGCTACAATCAAGGCATTGCGGCGCATTAGCTTTAGTGGTGCGGTAATGGTTGGCGGGGCCGTGGTTACTGAAGAATATGCAAACAGTATTGAAGCGCAAATGTATGCCGCTGATGCAATTAAGGCCGTGGAACTTGCCAAAGGTTATTGTGGTAGCAAAAAATAA